In Chlorocebus sabaeus isolate Y175 chromosome 11, mChlSab1.0.hap1, whole genome shotgun sequence, one DNA window encodes the following:
- the RERGL gene encoding ras-related and estrogen-regulated growth inhibitor-like protein isoform X1, with amino-acid sequence MNDVKLAVLGGEGTGKSALTVRFLTKRFIGEYASNFESIYNKHLCLERKQLNLEIYDPCSQTQKAKFSLTSELHWADGFIIVYDISDRSSFAFAKALIYRIREPQTSHCKRAVESAMFLVGNKRDLCHVREVGWEEGQKLALDNRCQFCELSAAEQSLEVEMMFIRIIKDILINFKLKEKRRPSGSKSMAKLINNVFGKRRKSV; translated from the exons ATGAATGATGTGAAACTTGCTGTCTTGGGTGGTGAAGGAACGGGCAAATCTG CTCTTACAGTGAGGTTTCTTACTAAGCGATTCATTGGAGAATATGCTTCTAATTTTG AATCTATCTATAACAAGCACTTGTGTTTGGAAAGGAAACAACTAAATCTGGAAATATATGACCCTTGTTCTCAa ACACAGAAAGCAAAATTCTCCCTCACAAGTGAGCTTCACTGGGCAGATGGGTTTATTATTGTGTATGACATCAGCGATAGGTCTTCATTTGCTTTCGCGAAAGCACTGATCTACAGAATCCGGGAGCCACAGACCAGTCATTGTAAAAG AGCTGTGGAATCGGCAATGTTTTTGGTTGGCAACAAACGAGATCTTTGTCATGTGCGAGAGGTTGGCTGGGAAGAAGGGCAAAAGCTGGCACTGGATAACCGATGCCAATTCTGTGAACTGTCTGCAGCAGAGCAGTCTCTGGAGGTGGAAATGATGTTTATCAGAATTATCAAGGACATCCTGATAAACTTCAAACTCAAAGAAAAGAGACGACCCAGTGGATCTAAATCAATGGCCAAATTGATCAATAATGTAtttggaaagagaaggaaatctgTTTAG
- the RERGL gene encoding ras-related and estrogen-regulated growth inhibitor-like protein isoform X2: MSNFLHLKYEKSVSVTKALTVRFLTKRFIGEYASNFESIYNKHLCLERKQLNLEIYDPCSQTQKAKFSLTSELHWADGFIIVYDISDRSSFAFAKALIYRIREPQTSHCKRAVESAMFLVGNKRDLCHVREVGWEEGQKLALDNRCQFCELSAAEQSLEVEMMFIRIIKDILINFKLKEKRRPSGSKSMAKLINNVFGKRRKSV, from the exons atgTCAAACTTCTTGCATCTTAAATATGAGAAATCTGTTTCTGTTACAAAAG CTCTTACAGTGAGGTTTCTTACTAAGCGATTCATTGGAGAATATGCTTCTAATTTTG AATCTATCTATAACAAGCACTTGTGTTTGGAAAGGAAACAACTAAATCTGGAAATATATGACCCTTGTTCTCAa ACACAGAAAGCAAAATTCTCCCTCACAAGTGAGCTTCACTGGGCAGATGGGTTTATTATTGTGTATGACATCAGCGATAGGTCTTCATTTGCTTTCGCGAAAGCACTGATCTACAGAATCCGGGAGCCACAGACCAGTCATTGTAAAAG AGCTGTGGAATCGGCAATGTTTTTGGTTGGCAACAAACGAGATCTTTGTCATGTGCGAGAGGTTGGCTGGGAAGAAGGGCAAAAGCTGGCACTGGATAACCGATGCCAATTCTGTGAACTGTCTGCAGCAGAGCAGTCTCTGGAGGTGGAAATGATGTTTATCAGAATTATCAAGGACATCCTGATAAACTTCAAACTCAAAGAAAAGAGACGACCCAGTGGATCTAAATCAATGGCCAAATTGATCAATAATGTAtttggaaagagaaggaaatctgTTTAG